The following coding sequences lie in one Anticarsia gemmatalis isolate Benzon Research Colony breed Stoneville strain chromosome 16, ilAntGemm2 primary, whole genome shotgun sequence genomic window:
- the LOC142979549 gene encoding polypeptide N-acetylgalactosaminyltransferase 3-like: MLLKNDFWSLLCRGRKKKIVTLLVVLILLINAMFYVSLELYNTVKRKHKEPWYNSLHFDKDSYVDETGMRVIVGHYVGGIKGGDLPDDVVNSNNYAPVPGAGEGGRPVQLSQRELITARELYSLHSYNILVSDKISINRSLPDMRSESCRSVEFNLDNLPTATIIIVFHNEAWSTLMRTVMSVLNRSPGVLLKQVILVDDASDRRYLGEELDKAIAKLDKVQILRNPTRTGLVGARLMGAREAVGDVLVFLDAHCEVTQGWLEPLLDRAGNDDVFICPHIDLLSDDTMSYTKSIDAHWGAFSWRLHFRWLIPGSDVLALKSANPSKPYPTPTMAGGLFAVRKSLFWRLGGYDEGMLIWGAENLELSWRAWQCGARVEITSCSRVGHIFRRHSPYKYPGGVAKVLNSNLARAATVWMDEWAEFFFKFNPSIAAIRDQQTVADRVELRKNLKCKSFKWYLENVWPQHFFPTDDRWFGRIRSDIGGCLGVPAGTPGVGRPASTVPCGNDLDLDSLVVYTPEGRVMADEGLCLQQGNGRAVWSACSDSSKQLWVQKGPRLKTPSGLCLTLYLTEKDDKDKDGGFITSKKCIQDNRQIWHLERVPWR, from the exons atgttattaaaaaac GATTTTTGGTCTTTGCTATGCAGAGGTCGCAAGAAAAAGATTGTTACACTTCTAgttgttttaatacttttaataaatgcAATGTTTTATGTCAGCTTAGAGCTGTACAATACTGTCAAAAGAAAACACAAGGAGCCTTGGTACAATAG TTTGCATTTTGATAAGGATTCATATGTAGATGAGACAGGCATGAGAGTCATAGTGGGTCATTATGTTGGTGGCATCAAGGGTGGAGATCTACCTGATG ATGTGGTGAACAGCAACAATTATGCACCGGTACCTGGTGCAGGTGAAGGTGGTCGTCCTGTGCAGCTGTCACAGAGGGAGCTGATAACAGCCAGAGAGTTATACTCACTACATTCATACAACATTCTTGTTAGTGATAAGATTTCTATCAACAGAAGTCTTCCTGATATGAGGAGTGAAAG TTGCAGAAGTGTGGAGTTTAACTTGGATAACTTGCCCACAGCTACAATAATCATAGTTTTTCACAATGAAGCATGGTCCACACTGATGAGGACTGTCATGTCTGTGCTTAATAGATCACCAGGAGTATTACTTAAGCAG gTGATCTTAGTAGATGACGCTAGTGACAGAAGGTACTTAGGTGAAGAGTTAGACAAAGCAATAGCTAAGTTAGATAAAGTACAAATACTTAGGAACCCTACCAGGACAGGACTGGTGGGTGCGAGGCTGATGGGCGCCAGGGAAGCAGTTGGTGATGTGCTGGTATTTCTAGATGCGCATTGTGAG GTGACACAAGGATGGCTGGAACCTCTACTAGACAGAGCGGGAAATGACGATGTATTCATATGTCCTCACATCGACCTGCTATCAGACGACACGATGTCCTACACCAAGAGCATCGACGCGCATTGGGGAGCTTTCAGCTGGCGTCTGCATTTCCGCTGGCTTATACCCGGTTCTGACGTCCTCGCACTAAAGTCAGCCAATCCTTCAAAACCATATCCCACACCAACAATGGCTGGAGGCCTATTTGCTGTTAGAAAGAGCCTCTTCTGGCGCCTAGGCGGCTATGACGAAGGTATGCTAATATGGGGGGCCGAGAACCTGGAACTGTCTTGGAGAGCATGGCAATGCGGTGCTAGAGTAGAAATCACATCGTGTTCAAGAGTAGGTCATATATTTAGAAGACATAGTCCTTATAAGTATCCTGGTGGAGTAGCAAAAGTATTAAATTCGAATCTCGCCCGAGCGGCCACTGTATGGATGGATGAGTGGGCcgaatttttctttaaattcaacCCTTCTATTGCCGCGATACGTGACCAACAGACAGTCGCGGACAGAGTGGAATTAAGAAAGAACttgaaatgcaaaagttttaaGTGGTATTTAGAGAATGTGTGGCCTCAACATTTCTTCCCTACCGATGACAGGTGGTTTGGTAGGATAAGGAGTGATATAGGCGGGTGTTTGGGGGTACCTGCTGGTACTCCGGGTGTTGGGCGTCCAGCGTCGACAGTGCCTTGCGGGAACGACCTTGATCTAGACAGCTTAGTGGTTTATACTCCTGAAGGAAGAGTCATGGCAGATGAAGGGTTGTGTTTACAGCAAGGGAACGGGCGTGCGGTGTGGTCGGCGTGTAGTGATAGTAGTAAGCAGTTGTGGGTTCAGAAAGGACCGAGACTAAAAACCCCCAGTGGTCTGTGCCTAACGTTATACTTAACAGAAAAAGACGACAAAGATAAGGACGGCGGGTTTATAACATCAAAAAAGTGTATTCAAGATAATAGACAAATATGGCATCTTGAACGCGTGCCTTGGCGTTAA
- the LOC142979552 gene encoding enoyl-CoA hydratase domain-containing protein 3, mitochondrial translates to MISFNMLASLQKTNLRPVIMSVRTIHSQYLITQESNGTREITLNHEKTKNSLSLDMMSHLIEAINHNKDDKSLRSIILSAKGNVFSAGHNLKELQSSTGMDQHKQIFNKASELMRSIIQSPVPVIAKVNGFATAAGCQLVATCDMIVCSDTSKFSTPGANFGIFCSTPGIAVARCVPKSRATYMLFTGEPLTAQEAYESGLVTKVVPASELDTEVNKIVEKIKLKSRSVIALGKEFYYKQIELGLLDAYKLGEDIMVKNINTNDGQEGIKSFVEKRKAIWSHE, encoded by the exons ATGATTTCTTTCAACATGTTAGCGTCTTTACAG aaaactaATTTAAGACCTGTTATTATGTCTGTCCGGACTATACACAGCCAGTATTTAATTACCCAAGAAAGTAATGGTACCCGTGAAATTACGTTAAATCATGAGAAAACAAA AAACTCATTATCGCTGGATATGATGAGCCATCTCATAGAGGCTATTAACCATAACAAGGATGATAAATCTTTGAGATCTATTATTTTATCTGCCAAAGGAAATGTATTCTCTGCTGgtcataatttaaaagaatta caatCTAGTACTGGCATGGATCAACACaaacagatttttaataaaGCTAGCGAGCTAATGAGATCTATTATTCAAAGTCCCGTCCCAGTAATCGCCAAG gTAAATGGCTTTGCAACAGCTGCAGGATGCCAGTTAGTTGCCACTTGCGACATGATCGTTTGCTCCGACACCAGTAAATTTTCAACACCTGG GGCCAATTTTGGGATATTCTGTTCTACACCTGGAATAGCAGTTGCAAGATGCGTTCCTAAATCTAGAGCTACTTACATGCTCTTTACTg GCGAACCTCTTACGGCACAAGAAGCTTACGAAAGCGGTCTAGTAACAAAAGTAGTTCCAGCTAGTGAATTGGATACGGAAGTTAATAAAATCGTTGAGAAAATTAAACTTAAGAGCCGAAGTGTAATCGCACTAGGCAAGGAATTCTATTACAAGCAAATAGAATTAGGTCTACTAGACGCATATAAATTAGGAGAAGACATCATGGTTAAGAACATA
- the LOC142979543 gene encoding ATP-dependent DNA/RNA helicase DHX36-like: MSRRGRGRDHRSWSSHCSRGAARPPGLRGRDIGLYFRDQQRLHGKIKKNLDYVINLRVPPAIVTGMENNLKLIQKLREECNIPLSQFVGLNSIKIEKDCDLSNTHSLNDDTSTPSTSSSHLSDVKEMQPELSASSVKTEPVEAKDIKTEGTSNKRLLSLRGAGDFKYGYEDIITGTFDEKLDECLAQKSLITKRNSETDDLSIVLHADYQNMINMREYKKFKAFRETLPTYKKSEYLLRCINNNQVIVISGETGCGKSTQVPQLILDQAIENKQGGYVRVLVTQPRRIAASSLAMRVAQERAELMGAGVGYAVRLERVDARARGSIMFCTTGILLTTLEVDQGLTNYSHVILDEVHERDCDIDLAMFMLKKVLMKRKDLKLILMSATVDADTLSVYFDNCPMVHIEGLAFPVKDVYMEEILEMTKFKLPEVNRSLHRYQGHARGQKKKKLADDMQKDIQYKATIAPWLESIKKDLSPEVYKTLQDSRIEELNIDLIHELMVTICRGEPGAILVFLPGIIQISSLVRLMTERGRFPPSQYLIYPLHSKLPSLQQHKIFERPPANKRKIIIATNIAETSITVDDIVYVIDCGKLKYSGLNVEENVSTLLTEWAAQANLRQRRGRAGRCQPGICYHLVTSYRARNLEERLLPEIQRNPLLEPVLALKKLRLGTAAEALKLLPSPPAERTVTLAVKHLQQCGALDYAEKLTPLGWHLARLPVHPAAGKLLILGALFGCLDRAASVAAVWGFKDPFQIVIGKEQEVDDVKKHFAMGEGSDHVAISEAITQWEMLPRSDKRHFAYDNFLSNNTLELLSDMKKQFGSNLQQMGFLPTGDIFSDWENRNKNNLSLFKAIIAASLYPNIATAKWACLRSRNPNKPPIVKGRLPQDGYAYIHPSSVMAHKRTAKRFEPSVSACMNPGANWIVYWCIQRSMELYLLEVTLVHTLPLLFFGELSVSKAEKPDECYITISSVKVLCQRHTTDLLCQMRYLLEHVLASKIGVSNTHATVHNAFEDQVLNAVKDLITAEDERAECLNDEEELSESEYSDVGSSSSWRR, encoded by the exons ATGTCACGACGCGGGCGTGGACGTGATCATAGAAGCTGGAGCAGCCATTGTTCCAGAGGTGCAGCTAGGCCACCAGGTCTGCGCGGCAGAGATATTGGGTTATATTTCAGAGACCAACAACGTTTACATGGGAAAATCAAAAAGAATCTAGATTATgta atCAACTTAAGAGTCCCACCAGCAATTGTAACGGGAATGGAAAACAAccttaaattaatacaaaagttAAGAGAGGAATGCAACATTCCATTGTCACAATTTGTGGGGTTAAACtctattaaaatagaaaaagactGTGATCTGTCTAATACACATTCTTTGAATGATGACACAAGTACTCCAAGTACTTCGAGCAGTCACTTAAGTGATGTGAAAGAAATGCAACCAGAACTAAGTGCAAGTTCTGTTAAAACAGAACCAGTGGAGGCAAAAGATATTAAGACTGAAGGTACTTCAAACAAAAGACTGTTGTCACTGAGAGGAGCCGGTGATTTCAAATATGGCTATGAGGACATCATCACAGGGACATTTGATGAAAAACTTGATGAATGTCTTGCTCAAAAATCCTTAATTACCAAAAGAAATAGTGAAACGGATGATCTCAGCATCGTCCTCCATGCAGATTATCAAAATATGATCAATATGAGGGAATATAAGAAATTCAAAGCTTTTCGTGAAACATTACCGACTTACAAAAAGTCTGAGTATTTATTAAGATGCATAAACAATAACCAAGTGATTGTTATAAGCGGTGAGACTGGTTGTGGAAAATCAACACAG GTTCCACAGTTAATTTTAGATCAAGCCATAGAAAATAAGCAAGGTGGATATGTAAGAGTTCTAGTCACTCAGCCGAGGCGCATAGCTGCTTCCTCCCTGGCTATGAGAGTTGCTCAAGAAAGGGCTGAGCTCATGGGAGCTGGTGTTGGATATGCAGTTAGATTAGAAAG GGTGGATGCAAGAGCCCGAGGCAGTATAATGTTTTGTACCACGGGTATATTGCTGACCACTTTAGAAGTGGACCAGGGGCTGACCAACTACTCCCATGTGATACTTGATGAAGTACATGAGAGAGATTGTGATATTGACTTAGCTATGTTTATGCTGAAAAAG GTCCTCATGAAGCGCAAGGACTTAAAACTGATATTGATGAGCGCTACTGTAGATGCCGACACGCTGTCAGTATATTTTGACAACTGTCCAATGGTACATATTGAAGGCTTAGCTTTCCCTGTAAAAGATGTATACATGGAAGAAATTCTTGAAATGACAAAGTTCAAGTTGCCAGAAGTCAACAGAAGCTTGCACCGTTATCAAGGACATGCTCGTGGACAAAAGAAGAAGAAATTGGCAGATGACATGCAGAAAGACATTCAATATAAAGCTACTATAG CCCCATGGCTAGAATCCATCAAGAAAGACCTAAGTCCTGAGGTCTACAAAACACTACAGGACTCGAGAATCGAAGaattaaacattgatttaattCATGAACTCATGGTAACAATTTGTAGAGGAGAACCGGGAGCTATTCTAGTATTTCTACCGGgaataatacaaataagtaGCTTAGTGAGATTGATGACTGAAAGGGGAAGGTTTCCACCATCTCAGTATTTGATTTATCCTCTTCACTCTAAGTTACCGTCGTTGCAACAACATAAGATATTTGAGAGACCTCCGGCCAACAAGAGGAAGATCATTATTGCTACTAATATAGCAGAGACATCTATAACTGTTGATGACATCGTATATGTGATTGATTGTGGCAAACTGAAGTACAGTGGGCTGAATGTGGAAGAAAATGTTTCTACATTGCTAACCGAATGGGCTGCCCAAGCGAATTTGCGTCAAAG ACGTGGCCGCGCCGGTCGATGTCAGCCAGGTATATGTTACCATCTGGTGACGTCATACCGTGCACGTAATCTTGAAGAGCGTCTCCTGCCCGAGATACAAAGGAACCCGCTACTGGAGCCCGTGTTGGCACTGAAGAAGTTGCGTTTAGGCACCGCGGCTGAGGCACTGAAACTGTTACCTTCGCCGCCTGCTGAACGCACCGTCACGTTGGCGGTTAAGCATTTACAACA ATGTGGTGCCCTGGATTATGCTGAGAAACTGACGCCGCTTGGATGGCATCTAGCGAGGTTACCAGTTCACCCCGCGGCGGGTAAATTATTGATATTGGGCGCTCTCTTCGGTTGTCTTGACCGCGCCGCCAGCGTTGCTGCTGTCTGGGGCTTTAAGGACCCCTTCCAAATTGTTATAG GCAAAGAGCAAGAAGTAGACGATGTAAAGAAGCACTTTGCTATGGGTGAAGGAAGTGACCACGTTGCTATTTCTGAAGCGATCACACAGTGGGAGATGCTTCCTCGTTCCGACAAACGACACTTCGCCTACGATAACTTTCTTTCCAATAACACGTTAGAACTACTGTCTGATATGAAGAAACAGTTTGGAAGTAACTTGCAACAAATGGGCTTCTTGCCCACTGGAGATATATTTTCTGACTGGGAGAACCGTAACAAGAATAATCTGAGTCTTTTTAAAGCTATTATTGCGGCGTCGCTGTATCCCAATATAGCAACAGCTAA atggGCATGCCTGAGGTCCCGTAATCCAAACAAACCGCCAATAGTAAAAGGACGCCTACCGCAGGACGGTTACGCGTACATACACCCGAGTAGTGTGATGGCACATAAAAGGACAGCGAAACGTTTTGAACCGTCGGTGTCTGCGTGCATGAATCCCGGTGCCAACTGGATCGTGTACTGGTGTATTCAACGCTCCATGGAGCTGTACCTACTCGAAGTCACCCTCGTACATACTTTGCCGCTACTTTTCTTTGGAGAATTATCAGTATcaaaag CTGAAAAGCCAGATGAATGTTACATTACAATATCGTCAGTAAAAGTATTATGCCAAAGACACACCACAGACCTCCTTTGCCAAATGAGGTATTTATTGGAGCACGTTTTAGCGTCCAAGATAGGAGTATCAAATACTCACGCAACTGTACACAATGCGTTCGAAGATCAAGTTTTGAA TGCTGTAAAGGATTTAATAACAGCTGAAGACGAGCGGGCCGAATGTCTCAATGATGAGGAAGAATTATCAGAATCTGAATATTCTGATGTTGGATCAAGTTCGTCCTGGAgacgataa
- the LOC142979557 gene encoding uncharacterized protein LOC142979557, with amino-acid sequence MLVLILSVIGLFPYAITEKCFYSRCLGCYPEQAASPGVPIECHPTNWVSAQWVHNYGHPPPSTDSRIPIEYRCLKMVATPDDKTFGNTVDVLRGCIPRMQVDSVCLALVAIERARGHSDARCHICNGNNCNSVSRTHSIPLHITLLSLLSYYILR; translated from the exons ATGTTAGTGTTAATACTTAGTGTTATCGGATTGTTCCCGTATG ctATTACAGAGAAATGTTTCTACAGCCGATGTCTGGGTTGTTATCCCGAACAGGCCGCCTCACCAGGAGTACCCATAGAATGTCATCCAACTAATTGGGTCTCAGCGCAATGGGTACACAACTACGGACATCCACCTCCTTCGACAGACTCTAGAATTCCTATAGAATACCGCTGTCTGAAGATGGTTGCTACGCCTGATGATAAAACAT TCGGCAACACAGTGGATGTTTTACGTGGGTGTATTCCCCGCATGCAGGTGGATTCGGTCTGTCTAGCGCTGGTAGCTATAGAGAGAGCCCGCGGTCACAGCGACGCTCGCTGCCACATCTGCAACGGGAATAACTGCAACTCTGTCTCAAGAACACACTCCATACCTCTTCATATAACTCTATTATCTCTTCTATCATACTACATACTGAggtga